One window of the Nocardia huaxiensis genome contains the following:
- the atpA gene encoding F0F1 ATP synthase subunit alpha produces the protein MAELTISPDEIRSAIESYTQSYTPETSIEEVGVVTDTGDGIAHISGLPSAMANELLEFPGGVLGVALNLEDTEIGAVILGEFDTIEEGQQVRRTGDVLSVPVGDKFLGRVIDPLGAPIDGLGEIEADERRVLELQAATVLERQPVGEPMATGITAIDALTAIGRGQRQLVIGDRKTGKTAVCVDAIINQKANWATGDPSKQVRCIYVAIGQKGSTIAGVKAALEAHGAMEYTTIVAAPASDSAGFKWLAPYTGSALGQHWMYQGKHVLIVFDDLSKQAEAYRAISLLLRRPPGREAYPGDVFYLHSRLLERCAKLSDELGAGSMTGLPIIETKANDVSAFIPTNVISITDGQVFLESDLFNKGVRPAINVGISVSRVGGAAQTKAMKKVSGSLRLELASFRELEAFSAFASDLDAASLAQLERGARWVELLKQDQYAPVAVEDQVVSLFLVDGGYYDSVPVADIRRFNSELLENLHATVQSSFDALQGGAKALEGDAAEAIKTATDKFKQGFLASDGSRVVNEAEAGQLDHEEVESLSVTRKHVEK, from the coding sequence ATGGCGGAGCTGACGATCTCCCCCGATGAGATCCGTAGCGCGATCGAGAGCTACACCCAGAGCTACACCCCCGAGACCTCCATCGAAGAGGTCGGTGTCGTCACCGACACCGGCGACGGCATCGCCCACATCAGCGGCCTGCCCTCGGCGATGGCCAACGAGCTGCTGGAATTCCCCGGCGGCGTGCTCGGCGTGGCGCTGAACCTGGAGGACACCGAGATCGGTGCCGTCATCCTGGGTGAGTTCGACACCATCGAGGAGGGCCAGCAGGTCCGCCGCACCGGCGACGTGCTCTCGGTCCCCGTCGGTGACAAGTTCCTGGGTCGCGTCATCGACCCGCTGGGCGCCCCCATCGACGGCCTGGGCGAGATCGAGGCCGACGAGCGTCGCGTCCTCGAGCTGCAGGCCGCGACCGTGCTGGAGCGCCAGCCGGTCGGTGAGCCCATGGCCACCGGCATCACCGCCATCGACGCCCTGACCGCCATCGGCCGCGGCCAGCGTCAGCTCGTCATCGGCGACCGCAAGACCGGCAAGACCGCGGTCTGCGTCGACGCCATCATCAACCAGAAGGCCAACTGGGCCACCGGCGATCCGTCGAAGCAGGTGCGCTGCATCTACGTCGCGATCGGCCAGAAGGGTTCCACCATCGCGGGCGTCAAGGCCGCGCTGGAGGCCCACGGTGCGATGGAGTACACGACGATCGTCGCCGCGCCGGCTTCCGACTCCGCCGGCTTCAAGTGGCTTGCGCCGTACACCGGTTCGGCCCTCGGCCAGCACTGGATGTACCAGGGCAAGCACGTCCTGATCGTGTTCGACGACCTGTCCAAGCAGGCCGAGGCCTACCGCGCCATCTCGCTGCTGCTGCGCCGCCCGCCGGGCCGCGAGGCGTACCCGGGTGACGTCTTCTACCTGCACTCGCGTCTGCTGGAGCGTTGCGCGAAGCTGTCCGACGAGCTGGGCGCGGGTTCGATGACCGGTCTGCCGATCATCGAGACCAAGGCCAACGACGTCTCGGCGTTCATCCCGACCAACGTCATCTCCATCACCGACGGCCAGGTGTTCCTGGAGTCGGACCTCTTCAACAAGGGTGTCCGTCCGGCCATCAACGTCGGTATCTCCGTCTCCCGTGTCGGTGGCGCGGCGCAGACCAAGGCCATGAAGAAGGTCTCGGGCTCGCTGCGTCTGGAGCTGGCCTCCTTCCGTGAGCTGGAGGCGTTCTCCGCCTTCGCCTCCGACCTGGACGCCGCCTCGCTGGCTCAGCTGGAGCGTGGCGCGCGCTGGGTCGAGCTGCTCAAGCAGGACCAGTACGCCCCGGTCGCCGTCGAGGACCAGGTCGTCTCGCTGTTCCTGGTCGACGGTGGCTACTACGACTCCGTGCCGGTCGCCGACATCCGTCGCTTCAACTCCGAGCTGCTGGAGAACCTGCACGCCACCGTGCAGTCCTCCTTCGACGCCCTGCAGGGCGGCGCGAAGGCGCTCGAGGGTGACGCGGCCGAGGCCATCAAGACCGCGACCGACAAGTTCAAGCAGGGCTTCCTGGCTTCGGACGGCTCGCGCGTCGTGAACGAGGCCGAGGCCGGCCAGCTCGATCACGAAGAGGTCGAGTCGCTGTCCGTCACTCGCAAGCACGTCGAGAAGTAA
- a CDS encoding F0F1 ATP synthase subunit gamma: protein MASVRELRSRIRSVNSTKKITKAQELIASSRISKAQARVAAAKPYAEEITKVLAELASASGNLTHPLLTERANPRRAAILVITSDRGMCGGYNSNVLKRAEELVTTLRSEGKEPVLYVMGSKGLTYYTFRKRQLNGSWTGFSQSPNYVDASAACNHLVEAFMAGADGEVPTPNGAGTMAGVDELHIVYTRFVSMLTQVPEVRRLAPIQVSYVDENYDMGEDAFSDSETADVHAQYEFEPDADRLLGALLPKYINTRIYSSLLDAAASESAARRTAMKAATDNATELVNSLTRTANSLRQAGITQEITEIVGGANALAASSDRD, encoded by the coding sequence ATGGCAAGCGTGCGCGAACTGCGCTCCCGAATTCGTTCCGTCAACTCGACGAAGAAGATCACCAAAGCGCAGGAGCTGATCGCGAGCTCGCGAATCAGCAAGGCGCAGGCCCGGGTCGCGGCTGCCAAGCCGTACGCGGAGGAGATCACCAAGGTGCTCGCCGAATTGGCAAGCGCCAGTGGCAATCTCACGCATCCGCTGCTCACCGAGCGGGCCAACCCGCGGCGCGCGGCGATCCTGGTCATCACCTCCGACCGCGGCATGTGCGGCGGTTACAACTCGAACGTGCTCAAGCGCGCCGAGGAACTGGTGACCACGCTGCGCTCCGAGGGCAAAGAGCCGGTGCTGTACGTGATGGGCTCGAAGGGCTTGACCTACTACACCTTCCGCAAGCGTCAGCTGAACGGATCGTGGACCGGGTTCTCCCAGTCGCCCAACTACGTGGACGCGTCCGCTGCGTGCAACCACCTGGTCGAGGCGTTCATGGCGGGCGCCGACGGCGAGGTTCCCACCCCCAACGGGGCGGGCACCATGGCCGGTGTCGATGAACTGCACATCGTCTACACGCGTTTCGTGTCGATGCTGACGCAGGTGCCGGAGGTTCGCCGGCTGGCCCCCATCCAGGTCAGCTACGTGGACGAGAACTACGACATGGGCGAGGACGCCTTCTCCGATTCGGAGACCGCGGATGTCCACGCGCAGTACGAGTTCGAGCCGGATGCGGATCGCCTGCTGGGCGCGCTGCTGCCGAAGTACATCAACACCCGCATCTACTCGTCGCTGCTCGACGCAGCGGCGTCGGAGTCGGCTGCGCGCCGCACCGCTATGAAGGCGGCCACCGATAACGCTACGGAGCTGGTGAATTCACTGACCCGTACCGCGAACTCGTTGCGCCAGGCCGGAATCACGCAGGAAATCACGGAAATCGTCGGTGGCGCCAATGCGCTCGCGGCGAGCTCGGACCGCGACTAA
- the atpD gene encoding F0F1 ATP synthase subunit beta: MTAAVTNETRVGAGTGRVSRVIGPVVDVEFPRGSIPELYNALNVDIALKSVAKTLTLEVAQHLGDNIVRTISMQPTDGLVRGVEVRDTGKPISVPVGDIVKGHVFNALGDCLDTPGLGRDGEQWGIHRQPPAFDQLEGKTEILETGVKVIDLLTPYVKGGKIGLFGGAGVGKTVLIQEMITRIAREFSGTSVFAGVGERTREGTDLHLEMEEMGVLQDTALVFGQMDEPPGTRMRVALSALTMAEYFRDVQNQDVLLFIDNIFRFTQAGSEVSTLLGRMPSAVGYQPTLADEMGQLQERITSTRGRSITSMQAIYVPADDYTDPAPATTFAHLDATTELSRPISQKGIYPAVDPLTSTSRILEASIVGDRHFAVANEVKRILQKYKELQDIIAILGMDELSEEDKVLVGRARRLEKFLGQNFIVAEKFTGQPGSVVPLEQTIDDFDRVCKGEFDHLPEQAFNSCGGLDDVEAAAKKIAGK; encoded by the coding sequence ATGACCGCAGCTGTCACTAACGAAACCCGGGTTGGCGCCGGCACAGGCCGCGTCTCCCGCGTCATCGGACCCGTCGTGGACGTCGAGTTCCCGCGCGGTTCGATCCCTGAGCTCTACAACGCCCTCAACGTGGACATCGCGTTGAAGTCCGTTGCCAAGACGCTGACCCTCGAGGTCGCACAGCACCTGGGCGACAACATCGTTCGCACCATCTCCATGCAGCCGACCGACGGTCTGGTGCGTGGCGTCGAGGTGCGCGACACCGGCAAGCCGATCTCGGTGCCCGTCGGTGACATCGTCAAGGGCCACGTGTTCAACGCCCTCGGCGACTGCCTCGACACCCCGGGTCTGGGCCGCGACGGCGAGCAGTGGGGCATCCACCGCCAGCCGCCCGCCTTCGACCAGCTCGAGGGCAAGACCGAGATCCTGGAGACGGGCGTCAAGGTCATCGACCTGCTCACCCCGTACGTGAAGGGTGGCAAGATCGGTCTGTTCGGTGGCGCCGGCGTCGGCAAGACCGTTCTGATCCAGGAGATGATCACCCGTATCGCGCGTGAGTTCTCCGGTACGTCCGTGTTCGCGGGCGTCGGTGAGCGCACCCGTGAGGGCACCGACCTCCACCTGGAAATGGAAGAGATGGGCGTCCTCCAGGACACCGCCCTCGTCTTCGGCCAGATGGACGAGCCGCCGGGCACCCGTATGCGCGTCGCCCTCTCGGCCCTGACCATGGCCGAGTACTTCCGTGACGTGCAGAACCAGGACGTGCTGCTCTTCATCGACAACATCTTCCGGTTCACCCAGGCCGGTTCCGAGGTCTCGACCCTGCTGGGTCGTATGCCTTCGGCCGTGGGTTACCAGCCCACGCTGGCGGACGAGATGGGTCAGCTCCAGGAGCGCATCACCTCGACCCGTGGCCGCTCGATCACCTCGATGCAGGCGATCTACGTGCCCGCCGACGACTACACCGACCCGGCGCCGGCCACCACCTTCGCCCACCTCGATGCGACGACCGAGCTCTCCCGCCCGATCTCGCAGAAGGGCATCTACCCGGCCGTCGACCCGCTGACCTCGACCTCTCGTATCCTCGAGGCGTCCATCGTCGGCGATCGGCACTTCGCGGTGGCCAACGAGGTCAAGCGAATCCTGCAGAAGTACAAGGAACTCCAGGACATCATCGCCATCCTCGGCATGGACGAGCTCTCCGAAGAGGACAAGGTCCTCGTCGGTCGCGCCCGTCGTCTGGAGAAGTTCCTCGGCCAGAACTTCATCGTGGCCGAGAAGTTCACCGGTCAGCCGGGTTCCGTCGTGCCGCTGGAGCAGACCATCGACGACTTCGATCGCGTCTGCAAGGGCGAGTTCGACCACCTGCCGGAGCAGGCGTTCAACTCCTGCGGTGGCCTGGACGACGTCGAGGCTGCTGCCAAGAAGATCGCCGGGAAGTAG
- a CDS encoding F0F1 ATP synthase subunit epsilon has translation MADMSVDLVAVERLLWSGRASFVAAQTTEGEIGILAGHEPLLGQLVEAGTVTIVADSGERIVAAVHGGFFSVTGTSVRVLAESADFAADIDEAAAKAVLADEAASAGAKTKAEGQLRALQKAAEA, from the coding sequence ATGGCAGATATGTCTGTTGACCTGGTAGCCGTGGAACGGCTGCTGTGGTCGGGCCGCGCGAGCTTTGTCGCGGCCCAGACCACCGAGGGCGAGATCGGCATCCTGGCCGGTCACGAGCCGCTGCTCGGGCAGCTGGTCGAGGCCGGCACGGTGACCATCGTGGCCGACAGCGGCGAGCGCATCGTCGCGGCCGTGCACGGCGGTTTCTTCTCCGTCACCGGCACCTCGGTGCGGGTGCTGGCCGAATCCGCTGATTTCGCAGCCGATATCGACGAGGCGGCCGCCAAGGCCGTGCTCGCCGACGAGGCCGCGAGCGCCGGTGCGAAGACCAAGGCCGAGGGCCAGCTTCGCGCTCTGCAGAAGGCCGCCGAAGCGTGA
- a CDS encoding MspA family porin, translated as MSRFRSIVITLAGAVALGFLSPGAASADTWVPLPDGHIEGPGVRITSTGERAIISPSLASNGAGRSAWLTGNVVADVETPDGTVGPNNGPKGFPGTNNSGTHGSSNLTVGYVVGCQVSLGALSANTSVTVLMTPGVSAGFSFPLSPGEVKWLAINNIELIKSGAYTIQYQDVPMDIQGCAGYAQARQFAVVEIIGADYKKVTLYGQPFSIG; from the coding sequence ATGAGCAGGTTTCGGTCGATTGTCATAACGCTGGCCGGTGCGGTCGCACTGGGTTTCTTGTCGCCGGGCGCCGCATCGGCGGATACCTGGGTTCCGTTGCCGGACGGGCATATCGAAGGTCCGGGCGTGCGGATCACGAGTACCGGTGAGCGCGCGATCATTTCACCGTCGCTGGCGTCCAACGGCGCCGGGCGTTCGGCCTGGCTGACCGGGAACGTGGTCGCCGACGTGGAAACCCCCGACGGCACCGTGGGCCCCAACAACGGGCCGAAAGGCTTCCCCGGCACCAATAATTCGGGCACGCACGGTTCGTCCAACCTCACCGTCGGATACGTGGTCGGCTGCCAGGTCTCGCTGGGCGCGCTGAGCGCCAATACGAGTGTCACCGTCCTCATGACCCCGGGCGTCTCGGCGGGATTCAGTTTCCCGCTGTCGCCGGGCGAGGTGAAATGGCTCGCGATCAACAACATCGAATTGATCAAGAGCGGCGCCTACACCATCCAGTACCAGGACGTCCCCATGGACATTCAGGGCTGCGCCGGATATGCGCAGGCCAGGCAGTTCGCGGTGGTGGAGATCATTGGCGCGGACTACAAGAAGGTCACCCTCTACGGGCAGCCGTTCAGCATCGGCTGA
- a CDS encoding MspA family porin, with protein sequence MTRIFPVGGRLFGTALAVAVLACGFAAPGPAAADTFIPLPGGVLTKELPDGTMITLRIADESAKISGSMGATPLHRNVWVTGVGSIDLEGPSAATSTIKISPGYVVGCQVDISSLGLNENAGESNTLSQTAPYITPSLSESFGGGITLGPGQAAARLMLDLEKPDDYGMESHKRYNKVPGPHASVTWIDETFEVNGCGGYAQARSFILAEVDTTTFIGNLALWGQPFSMG encoded by the coding sequence ATGACTCGCATTTTTCCCGTGGGCGGCAGGCTTTTCGGGACAGCGCTCGCGGTAGCCGTGCTGGCCTGTGGATTCGCCGCCCCGGGCCCGGCCGCCGCCGACACCTTCATTCCGCTGCCGGGTGGCGTGCTCACCAAGGAACTGCCGGACGGCACCATGATCACGCTGCGCATCGCCGACGAGTCGGCGAAGATCAGCGGATCCATGGGTGCGACACCGCTGCACCGCAATGTGTGGGTCACCGGTGTCGGCAGCATCGACCTGGAGGGCCCGAGCGCCGCCACCTCGACCATCAAGATCTCGCCGGGATATGTGGTCGGCTGCCAGGTGGACATCAGCTCGCTCGGCCTGAACGAGAACGCCGGCGAATCCAACACCCTGAGCCAGACCGCGCCGTACATCACGCCGTCACTGAGCGAGTCCTTCGGCGGCGGAATCACTCTCGGACCCGGACAGGCCGCCGCCCGGCTCATGCTGGATCTGGAGAAGCCCGACGACTACGGCATGGAATCGCACAAGCGGTACAACAAGGTGCCCGGTCCGCACGCCAGCGTGACCTGGATCGATGAGACCTTCGAGGTGAACGGCTGCGGTGGATACGCGCAGGCGCGCTCCTTCATCCTGGCCGAGGTCGACACCACGACCTTCATCGGAAACCTGGCGCTGTGGGGCCAACCCTTCAGCATGGGCTGA
- a CDS encoding DUF2550 domain-containing protein, with translation MVVLIILVLLLVALALASIYRLVMLRRGGTAALLRVLPARGHGGGWRHGLIRYDEDTLVFYKLSSLKLGPDSTMRRLAIEVGNRRSPQDDEYDIMTDESIVTLSDGHGSYEVALDRGALAALLSWVESRPSERIRRRPNY, from the coding sequence ATGGTGGTTCTGATCATTCTGGTGCTGTTGCTTGTCGCCTTGGCCCTGGCTTCCATCTATCGCCTGGTCATGCTGCGCCGCGGCGGCACCGCCGCACTGCTGCGGGTGCTGCCCGCGCGGGGGCACGGCGGCGGCTGGCGGCACGGCCTGATCCGCTACGACGAGGACACCCTCGTCTTCTACAAACTCTCCAGCCTGAAGCTCGGCCCGGATTCGACCATGCGCCGCTTGGCCATCGAGGTCGGCAACCGCCGCTCCCCGCAGGACGACGAGTACGACATCATGACCGACGAGTCCATCGTCACCCTCTCCGACGGCCACGGCAGCTATGAGGTCGCGCTCGACCGCGGCGCGCTCGCAGCCCTGCTGAGCTGGGTGGAGTCGCGTCCCTCCGAGCGAATTCGCCGTCGCCCGAACTACTGA
- a CDS encoding cob(I)yrinic acid a,c-diamide adenosyltransferase encodes MSVHLTRIYTRTGDDGTTGLSDFSRVAKTDPRLIAYADCDETNAALGVAIALGAPDDRILSVLRQIQNDLFDAGADLSTPVVAEPKYPPLRITEPYIERLEQWCDEFNEPLAPLNSFILPGGTPLAALLHTARTVARRAERSAWAAVAAHPDDTNVLPAKYLNRLSDLLFILSRVANPDGDILWRPGGEATGTEQDH; translated from the coding sequence GTGAGTGTGCACCTGACGCGGATCTACACGCGAACCGGCGACGACGGGACCACCGGCCTCAGCGACTTCTCGCGCGTGGCCAAGACCGACCCGCGGCTCATCGCCTACGCCGACTGTGACGAGACCAATGCCGCGCTCGGCGTGGCCATCGCGCTCGGTGCCCCCGACGACCGCATCCTGTCCGTGCTGCGGCAGATCCAGAACGACCTGTTCGATGCCGGCGCGGACCTGTCGACGCCCGTGGTCGCGGAGCCCAAATACCCGCCGCTGCGCATCACCGAGCCCTACATCGAGCGCCTCGAGCAGTGGTGCGACGAGTTCAATGAGCCTCTGGCGCCGTTGAATTCGTTCATCCTGCCCGGCGGCACACCCCTGGCCGCCCTGCTGCACACCGCGCGCACCGTCGCCCGCCGAGCCGAACGATCGGCCTGGGCCGCCGTCGCGGCACACCCGGACGACACGAATGTTCTGCCCGCGAAATATCTCAACCGGCTGTCCGACCTGCTGTTCATCCTGAGCCGAGTCGCCAACCCCGACGGCGACATCCTCTGGCGGCCGGGCGGAGAAGCCACGGGCACGGAACAGGACCACTAG
- the murA gene encoding UDP-N-acetylglucosamine 1-carboxyvinyltransferase → MSERFLVTGGSRLVGEVAVGGAKNSVLKLMAAALLAEGTTTITNCPDILDVPLMADVLRGLGCDVTVDHETVVIVTPTEPKYHADFPAVTQFRASVCVLGPLMARCKRAVVALPGGDAIGSRPLDMHQQGLRLLGATSEIEHGCLVARAEELQGARIRLDFPSVGATENILMAAVLAEGETVIDNAAREPEIVDLCNMLARMGAKISGAGTSVLTIEGVEKLSPTTHRVIGDRIVAATWGIAAAMTQGDVRVTGINPKHLSLVLDKLRSAGARISFEPDGFRVVQSDRPRAVNFSTLPFPGFPTDLQPMAIGLAAIADGTSMITENIFEARFRFVEEMIRLGADARTDGHHAVVRGIPRLSSAPVWSSDIRAGAGLVLAGLVADGVTEVHDVFHIDRGYPSFVENLRSLGAEIERVGTAD, encoded by the coding sequence GTGAGTGAACGGTTTCTGGTGACCGGGGGCAGCAGGCTCGTCGGTGAGGTCGCGGTGGGCGGCGCGAAGAACAGCGTCCTCAAGCTGATGGCCGCCGCGCTGCTGGCCGAGGGTACGACCACGATCACGAACTGCCCGGACATCCTGGATGTGCCGCTGATGGCAGACGTGCTGCGGGGTCTCGGCTGCGATGTCACCGTCGACCACGAGACGGTCGTCATCGTGACGCCCACCGAACCCAAGTATCACGCCGACTTCCCGGCGGTCACCCAGTTCCGCGCCTCGGTGTGCGTGCTGGGCCCGCTCATGGCGCGGTGCAAGCGGGCGGTCGTCGCGCTGCCGGGCGGTGACGCCATCGGTTCACGTCCCCTCGACATGCACCAGCAGGGCCTGCGACTGCTCGGCGCGACCAGCGAGATCGAACACGGCTGCCTGGTGGCGCGTGCGGAAGAGCTGCAGGGCGCGCGGATTCGCCTCGACTTCCCGTCGGTGGGCGCGACCGAGAACATCCTCATGGCCGCGGTGCTCGCCGAGGGCGAGACCGTCATCGACAATGCCGCGCGCGAACCGGAGATCGTGGATCTCTGCAACATGCTCGCGCGCATGGGCGCCAAGATCTCCGGCGCCGGCACCTCGGTGCTGACCATCGAGGGCGTGGAGAAGCTGTCGCCCACCACGCACCGCGTGATCGGTGACCGCATCGTCGCCGCCACCTGGGGCATCGCCGCCGCCATGACGCAGGGCGACGTGCGGGTGACGGGCATCAACCCCAAGCACCTGTCCCTCGTGCTGGACAAGCTGCGGTCGGCGGGCGCGCGAATCTCGTTCGAGCCGGACGGTTTCCGCGTGGTGCAGTCGGATCGTCCTCGCGCCGTGAACTTCTCGACCCTGCCGTTCCCGGGTTTCCCGACCGACCTGCAGCCGATGGCCATCGGCCTGGCCGCCATCGCGGACGGCACCTCGATGATCACCGAGAACATTTTCGAGGCGCGCTTCCGCTTCGTCGAAGAGATGATCCGGCTGGGCGCGGACGCGCGCACCGACGGGCATCACGCTGTGGTGCGCGGGATTCCGCGACTGTCGAGCGCGCCGGTGTGGTCGTCGGACATTCGCGCCGGCGCCGGTCTGGTGCTCGCGGGTCTGGTCGCCGACGGGGTGACCGAAGTGCACGATGTCTTCCACATCGACCGGGGTTACCCGTCTTTCGTGGAGAACCTGCGGTCGCTAGGCGCAGAGATCGAACGTGTGGGAACCGCAGACTGA